Proteins encoded within one genomic window of Triticum aestivum cultivar Chinese Spring chromosome 2D, IWGSC CS RefSeq v2.1, whole genome shotgun sequence:
- the LOC123054638 gene encoding autophagy-related protein 8C has product MAKSSFKLEHPLERRQAEANRIREKYSDRIPVIVEKAGKSDIPDIDKKKYLVPADLTVGQFVYVVRKRIKLSAEKAIFIFVKNTLPPTAALMSAIYEENKDEDGFLYMTYSGENTFGLL; this is encoded by the exons ATGGCGAAGAGCTCGTTCAAGCTGGAGCACCCGCTCG AGAGGAGGCAGGCCGAGGCTAACCGCATAAGGGAGAAGTACTCTGACAGAATTCCT GTGATCGTTGAGAAGGCTGGGAAGAGTGATATTCCTGACATTGACAAGAAAAA GTACCTTGTCCCTGCCGACCTTACAGTTGGACAGTTCGTGTACGTTGTCCGGAAGCGGATCAAGCTCAGTGCTGAGAAGGCGATCTTCATCTTTGTGAAGAACACTCTTCCACCGACAG CTGCCCTGATGTCTGCCATTTACGAGGAGAACAAGGACGAGGATGGCTTCCTCTACATGACCTACAGCGGTGAGAACACCTTCGGATTGCTCTAG